The window TCGAAAACCATGATCCTGTCGGGCAACGGACAGAACATCTATCCCGAGGAGATCGAGGACAAGCTCAACAACATGTACCTCGTGCTCGAATCGCTGGTCCTCGAAGGCGACAACGGCCGCCTCAAAGCGCTGGTGGTCCCCGACTACGAACAGGCCGAGAGCGAAGGCGTGGACAAATCGGAACTGCCGCAGATCATGCAGAACAACTTGCAGGAACTCAACGCGCAGCTGGCCGCCTACGAACGGGTCGCGGAGATTGCGATCTACCCCACCGAATTCGAAAAGACCCCCAAACGAAGCATCAAACGCTACTTATACGCACCTTCGCTATTGAGCAAATAACACGCGCCGCAGGCAGGTAACCACTTGGATTCTCTATCCCAAATTCTTCATAGTCACTTGAATCCAATTTCTAACAAATGAGGCGTCACTGATTAGTTCGGTTACCTGCTTTTTCACTCCCCGGCTCCTGCGGAACCGGGGATTTTTTTGCTCCCGTCCGGCTTTTTTCCTATCTTTACCCCATGAAGATCCAGAAAAAACAAGCCATCGGCGAAAACCTGCTCTACGTGATGGTCTGGGCGGCCATCATCCTGGTTCCCGTGCTCAACTCCCAGATGATGTCGGAGATGCACGTCAATCTGGAAAACGTGCTGATCGCATGGCGGCAGATAGCCCCCTATCTGATCATCTTCCTCATCCACAACGCCATCATCGCTCCGCGCTACGTGCTCCGGCGCAAGTACGGAAAATACCTGCTGAGCAACCTTGCGCTGATCATCAGCGTCTTCTGGCTGGTGCAGATCTACGAGGCCCATCTCTCGGACCATCTCCCCCAACAGGCCGATTCCGAAACGCTCGACGCCTACCGCAAGGCGTCGTTCTCCAATCTGGAGATGTATTGGAACGTGGTGCTGGGCTTCTTCATGACCGGCGCCAACACGGGCATCAAGCTCATCTACCAGTCGATGCGCGACGAACAGCAGATGGAGGTGCTCAAACGCCAGAACCTCCAGGCCGAGATGGACTACCTGAAATACCAGATCAACCCGCACTTCTTCATGAACACGCTCAACAACATCCACGCGCTGATCGACATCGACACCGAGTCGGCCAAGAACGCCGTGATCGAGCTCTCGAAGATGATGCGCTACGTGCTCTACGACTCGGGGCGCGAGATCATCTCGCTGAACCGCGACATCCAGTTCCTGAAAAATTACATCGAACTGATGCGCATCCGCTACACCGACGACGTGGACATCCGCGTGGAGTATCCCCGCGACCTGCCCGAGCAGGTGTCGATCCCCCCGCTGCTGCTGATCGTGTTCGTCGAGAACGCCTTCAAGCACGGCATCAGCTACAACCGTCCGTCGTTCATCCACCTGCGGATCGAATATGCCGACAAGACGGTCACCGGCACGCTCTCGAACAGCCGACACCCGGCTGCCGCGGCCAAACAGGCCGGCATCGGGCTGGAAAACGTCCGCAAGCGCCTGGCCCTGATCTACGGCGAAAAAAACTACACGCTCGACATCCGCGAGGAGGAGCAGACCTATACCGTAAAACTCGTAATCCCGACGCTCAATGCTTAAATGTATCGCCATCGACGACGAGCCGCTGGCTCTGCGTCAGCTGACAAGCTATATCTCGAAGATTCCCTATCTGGAACTCGCGGCAACGTTCAACAACGCCCTCGAAGCGCAGCAGATGCTGACCGGGCAAAGCGTGGACCTGATCTTCGTGGACATCAACATGCCCGACCTGAACGGTGTGGACTTCGTCCGCGGGCTGATCGAGCGCCCGATGATCATCTTCACGACGGCCTATTCGGAGTACGCCGTCGAGGGCTTCAAGCTCGACGCCGTGGACTACCTGCTCAAACCCTTCGGATTCGCCGACTTCAACCGTTCGGCCGCCAAGGCCAACTCGCTCTACGAACTGCGCCACAACCAGCGCACGCCCCAGGAGGGCGAATCGGAAGCGCTGCCCAAGGACAAGGAATACATCTCCGTCAAGGCCGACTACAAGGTGTCGCTGGTGAAAATATCGGACATCGTCTACCTCGAAAGCGAAGGCGAATACGTGCGCATGCACCTCATCGACGGCTCGACCATCACCACGCTGTTCCGGCTCAAAAACATGGAAGCGGCGCTGCCCTCGGAACTGTTCATGCGCGTACACCGCTCGTATATCGTCAACCTGCGCATGATCAAAGCCTACGTCAAGGGGCGCATCTTCCTGAGCGACACGGAATACGTGCCGATCGGCGAGAATTACAAAGAGGCTTTCCAGGGGTATATCGACAAGAATTTCAAGAACCTCTGAGCGGGTTCGCGGACTACGGGCGGGAGGGCTCTCCGGAGAGGTCCGGGAATCCGTCGAGCTGGACGTATCCGCCGTCGCGGCACTCGCAGCAATAGTGCCGGAGGCCGTTGGTGAGGATGATATAACGGGCGCCGAGCACCGAATTGTAACGCACGGCCTGCGCGAGCGTCTGCCGCCCGACGGGGATGCCCGGAGCCTTGCACTCGGCCAGCAGCAGCGGCTCGGCCCGGTCGCCCACAACCACCACGTCGGCCCGCTGGGGCTGTCCGTTGAGCGCCACGGCATACTCCTGAACGACGCGCTTGGGCAGCACCCCGCAGTGCGAAACGAGATAGGCGATCAGGTGCTGCCGCACCCACTCTTCGGGCGTCAGCACGAGGTAGATTCCCCGCAGGGCATCCCACACCTCCACAGCGTCGCCACGGCGGCGGGCACGCAGCCGGATGGCCGGAAAATTGAGTTTAGGCAGCTCGGACATCGCAGTATCGAAAAATTTCCGTAACTTTACGCAGGACAAATATACGAACTTATGCGGACTATCCTTTCGACCATAGCGCTTTTTTCCCTCTGCGGACTCTTCGCCCAGGAGTATGTGCCCACGCACGGACGCGAACTGCCCCGCGGCGAACTGCTCGCATACCCCTCGGCCGAAGCGGCCACGGCGTCCGACGGCGGCGACAACCGCTATTTCACGCGGCTGACGGAGTGGAGTCTCGACGGCAACGTCTTCTCGACCGATTTCACCGTGCCTTTCGCATGGGCCAACCGGCAGGTTCTTTTCCATCTGGGATGGGCCTCGGGCGACTACGAACTGCGCGTGAACGGCCGTCCGGCAGCCTGCAACGCCGACGGCAACACCCCGGCGGAATTCAACCTGACCAAGCTGACGAAGGAGGGACGGAACTCGCTCGAAATCGTCGTCGCGCAACCCTCCCCCACGGCGCCGCTCGAAAGCTGGAAAGAGGCGCCCCGGCCCGCCATCGGAGGGGCCTGGGTGATGAGCCAGCCGACGCTGCATATCCGCGATGTCATTACCCGGACCCGGCTCGCCGAGGACGGCAGCGCCACGGCCGAAGTGGCCGTCGTGCTGAAAAGCGACGCCCTCAATCCGCGCACGTCGCGCATCCACTACGAACTGCTCGACCCGACGGGCGAACGCGCCGCCGCAGGCCACAAGGATTTCACCCTCGACATGCGGCGCGAAGATACGCTGCGTTTCCTGACCCGCATTCCCCTGAACATGCTGTGGTGCGCCGAACTGCCCACGCAGTACACGCTGCGGCTCAAAACCCAGCACGAAGGCCGCTATGTCGAGTTCCTCGAATTCCGACCCGGATTCCGCGCGGTGGAGATGCACGACGGCCGGATGTCGGTGAACGGACAGCCCGTGACGCTGCGCGTGCGCGAAGTGCCCGCCTCGATCACCGAGAACGAAATCGCCGCACTCCGCGAACAGGGATACAACACGCTCAAACTGCTTCCGGGTCCCGTACCCGAATCACTGCTGAATTTCTGCGACATGCAGGGACTCTACGTAATCGCGCAGGCCCCGATCGACACCCGCCGCAGCGGGGATTCGCGCCGCCGGGGCGGCAATCCGTCCAACGCTCCGGAATGGCTCGGAGCCTACCTCGAACGCACGGAGAACAGCTACCATACGACCAAGCGCCACCCTTCGGT of the Alistipes senegalensis JC50 genome contains:
- a CDS encoding LytR/AlgR family response regulator transcription factor, producing the protein MLKCIAIDDEPLALRQLTSYISKIPYLELAATFNNALEAQQMLTGQSVDLIFVDINMPDLNGVDFVRGLIERPMIIFTTAYSEYAVEGFKLDAVDYLLKPFGFADFNRSAAKANSLYELRHNQRTPQEGESEALPKDKEYISVKADYKVSLVKISDIVYLESEGEYVRMHLIDGSTITTLFRLKNMEAALPSELFMRVHRSYIVNLRMIKAYVKGRIFLSDTEYVPIGENYKEAFQGYIDKNFKNL
- a CDS encoding glycoside hydrolase family 2 TIM barrel-domain containing protein, encoding MRTILSTIALFSLCGLFAQEYVPTHGRELPRGELLAYPSAEAATASDGGDNRYFTRLTEWSLDGNVFSTDFTVPFAWANRQVLFHLGWASGDYELRVNGRPAACNADGNTPAEFNLTKLTKEGRNSLEIVVAQPSPTAPLESWKEAPRPAIGGAWVMSQPTLHIRDVITRTRLAEDGSATAEVAVVLKSDALNPRTSRIHYELLDPTGERAAAGHKDFTLDMRREDTLRFLTRIPLNMLWCAELPTQYTLRLKTQHEGRYVEFLEFRPGFRAVEMHDGRMSVNGQPVTLRVREVPASITENEIAALREQGYNTLKLLPGPVPESLLNFCDMQGLYVIAQAPIDTRRSGDSRRRGGNPSNAPEWLGAYLERTENSYHTTKRHPSVVAFSLAVKSSNGINLYESYLNMKRFDDTRPFIYPDAGGEWNSDKLTLE
- a CDS encoding sensor histidine kinase, encoding MKIQKKQAIGENLLYVMVWAAIILVPVLNSQMMSEMHVNLENVLIAWRQIAPYLIIFLIHNAIIAPRYVLRRKYGKYLLSNLALIISVFWLVQIYEAHLSDHLPQQADSETLDAYRKASFSNLEMYWNVVLGFFMTGANTGIKLIYQSMRDEQQMEVLKRQNLQAEMDYLKYQINPHFFMNTLNNIHALIDIDTESAKNAVIELSKMMRYVLYDSGREIISLNRDIQFLKNYIELMRIRYTDDVDIRVEYPRDLPEQVSIPPLLLIVFVENAFKHGISYNRPSFIHLRIEYADKTVTGTLSNSRHPAAAAKQAGIGLENVRKRLALIYGEKNYTLDIREEEQTYTVKLVIPTLNA
- a CDS encoding type I restriction enzyme HsdR N-terminal domain-containing protein, translated to MSELPKLNFPAIRLRARRRGDAVEVWDALRGIYLVLTPEEWVRQHLIAYLVSHCGVLPKRVVQEYAVALNGQPQRADVVVVGDRAEPLLLAECKAPGIPVGRQTLAQAVRYNSVLGARYIILTNGLRHYCCECRDGGYVQLDGFPDLSGEPSRP